The nucleotide sequence TGTTGCCAAGACTTATATTGTGAAATCTATTTGTCAACTGTTCATGGTAGGTATATTTCTTGCTCGAGTTTTGTAGTCTAAGTAAGAGCCTGCAGATGGTCCAGCAGATCCGCCTATTTAGGTATTGCTTTCCTGTaagttaatattatttttttaagttatcaggatgtcaaatttttttttccctttctgatACTGAGATGCATAGATCTTTTCCTGTTTATAAATTGGTTTTTGAAACAATAAATTCAGTGCTATTCTGTAGAGACATCTTCCattggatttctttttcttttcttgccaTACTGTGATTATTTGGCAGGAAAGAAAGGGAAACATTCGTTGCTGGACCaggctttaattttttttccaacataagattttttgtattttaagtcaaaattttaaattaccaTGTAGGGATCTCATTAATGAAGGCATCTTTGACATCATCACAGATGCTTTGCGTAGTCCGGACAAGAAGCTTGTACTTATTGGGTAATGGTGATTTTGTTAATTTAAGAATATTGTTTGCTTTTACAATAATGCTTgaactgcatatatatatatatatatatatatataatctgttTTTGTTATTTAGCGCATTCCCCTTTCCTATTAGTTAGTCCTAACAAGAAGCTATTCTTATGAATGCAGGACAGATATCCTCATTCTTTTCTTAAATCAGGACCCAAACCTCTTGCGTTCTTACGTTGTCCGGCAGGAAGGCATCCCACTTTTCGGACTATTGGTACATATTTGTTGTACTTTTGACTTTTTAGTAATATACTAGGGTGTGAAATTTTCTTATGCACATATGTGTGGGACTTTTCACATCATGTCTGTAAAACTTGATTGATTATCATTCTATTATATTTTTTGCTTGGTTTTGTGTATTTCTAATTTTCTATGAATGCTGCATAAATTTGTATGCAATGATGTTCTTAATATAGTACATAGAGAATCAATGTATTTTGTTCAACTTGATTTctttaagtatatatataatatatgtgtcTATTTCAGTTGTCTATGTCTTTCCATTTTATTCGTGGCTAGGACTCATCATGTAAGTGTCTTTTGCCTACAGGTTAAAGGAATGATAACAGATTTTGGGGAAGACATGCATTGCCAATTTCTTGAAATTCTTCGCAGTTTACTGGATTCGTATACTTTGTCTGGCACACAGGTGCATGCCCTGATCATTTATGTCTTATGTGGCAGTTATATGCCTTTATTAATTGAGTATGTCCAACAGTGAATGGAATTCCCAATTTCATATGACAGTTGAAGTTCTTGTCTATTTGTTTCCTGTTTTTTATGCTTTCTTAACTATGCCTTATTCATCAAATATGCACGCACAGCATGGTGTTTACACCGTGGTTGAGCCTGAACCTCACCTGGCCTAGCATAACCAGCTTGAGCGGATTCTATTAGCTTTTGCGCTTCCATACTGTGATGAAATATGATTCAGTGTCGTCAGTTTGTTAAATGCTGGCTTATTACGATATAGGTTCACCCTCGACTTAGGGAAGGGGCCAGTTGTGGGAAAATGTCACTTGGCTTTCTGGACGATGGCTTGTTATAGAAATTTTTGATGTGGATTTTTACATCTTGAACGAATACCAATCAATTGGAACATACATCTGTTTCAAGTAGTAGAACTCGATCCAAGGGATATCTGCGGTTTAAATGTAGTATTCATGTGATTGGATATGTTTTTGTTGTTACTACCTTCCAGGGCTTGGTGCATTAATACAGCAAAAACAACTGGAGAAAAAAATGTGTTAAGAGGCTTTCTCTAGCATAGATGAGACAGAGAATTTGCAGTTTGAAATAGCTAGGAAAGAAGGTTTCATATGGCCCATTTGTGCTTGCagtttttttccctttaccCACCCTTTTGGTAGATTTTGATCTATTTCTGTCATGATTTTTCCTTCCTGGACAATTCTTACTCTTTCATTTTCCCAAGACATTGCTGCTGTCTTGCGAAATAGCAAAGAGGCTCTCAGTAGAGCTTTCTCCTTTAGCCTTTAGTCTGGAGTATTGAACCTAACACAACATGTTTAGTATTTGTTGAAAGGAATAGTTAAAGTTCGACGAGGAAAATGCATGTATATTTCTTTGGATCATGCGATGGAATGGGAATTCGATTGACTTGTCTATGAATTTGCCAAATAACAATCTAAGGGTTCTTTTACAATTCATTTTAAAAACCAAGGTGGAGGGCTGTTcttcatcatcatgatcaaaccACAACCATCAGAGAAATGTTCCAATTTCAAGGAAGAAGAACCATACCTTACTTAATCTCCAACCTGAAATGAACTGCCTATACAATCATTTTCTTCTTATGCACGGCAATCTGAGGCATGCCTTTAGGTCTTTAGAGCAAATATGTTATCCTTTATCTGCCAAAGTGACCTGATTCTCAAAAGCTTATTTAAAATCGGTCATACATTCTAGTACTGTCTTGGGCATAATATCTGTGAAAGAGCCTCTGAAAGCAGCCAAAAATGAGCAATTCCAGTGCCTGCTTGGCACTGTTTTCTGTAACTGGGTTTTAGCTAACGTTACATGTTCCCCTCAAACCTCATCCCTGGCCTGTGTTTTTCACAACCTTACCTTTGCATACACATATTCAAACCTTATCGCAAAACCTGTTAAATCCTATCTATAATCCTTTTGATTTGCAACTTGGACAATTCTAGCACCTTCGTTCTTATCTAGGTGCCATTTTTTATTGTCGTCAACCAACCTTATTTGCAGATGCGGGCTTAGACTCACAGATGTATTCTTAGCTTTATGTTTAGTCTCCCTGTGTGTTATCGGGTTCCTAGGATATTATTCTCTTAGTGTGCCAGTTTTGGGAGAACTACTTATTTAAAACCATCGGTGGAGAAATCATGGAGATATGTGTAAAATTTGTTGACGAGGTCCACGAGGATGAGATTGTTGCAGGATTTAGTTTGACTTTTTTGCATATTCTAAGGTAATCTAGATGATGCAGGTAAACAGATAACAGGAGCTAGAAGTAGCAAATTCTTACAGAGATGAATAGCGTCGTAGGTTTTGAATTGGGTGGTTTCCATAGGCTATATGAACTTGATGTTTCTAGAAAATATTTGTTTGTGTGCTTGTGATTAGTTGAATTTTGTAGGTTCTGGGTAGTTTCCCTTATTTTGTCCTCTTTACAGCGTTTCCTTTACTTTCGAAGTAAATTTTCCGCGATCAGTGACGCTTTATGTTTTGTAACTATTTGAGATTTGCTTGTGAAGCTGTGCTTTTGGAGTCAGCAATGCATTTGAGTTTATCCATGCTGGTTTAACATTTTAGTTTCTTTATTATGATTTCTGCTGAACTATTGGAAGTACTTTTGTGTAACATGGACTCTCTCTcctttatattttgaaaatattttaccATGAATTCTCTATTTCACATTCATTTGATCATGTATACTTTTTCTGCAGAGAGATACTATTATTGAGATTTTCTATGAGAAGCATCTAGACCTTTTGATTGATGTTATAGTGGCATCATGTCCTTCCAATGGCATTGGCCCCTCAGTTGGTAGATCTGGGAGTTCTGGTGAAGATATTGAAAATCAGAATTGCGCTAAGCCAGAAATTCTCTCAAATATCTGCGAATTACTTTGCTTCTGCGTTCTGCACCATCCTTTTAGAATAAAGTAAACTCTTGTATGCTTGTGCGTTTGTATCAAATTGAGTTTGTGGACCAAAGTTGTATAAATATCTAATATGGTGATGCTTCCTACGCAGATGTAATTTTCTCCTTAATAATGCAATCGACAAAGTTATCTTACTGAcccaaagaaaggaaaagtaccTCGTAGTTTCTGCTGTACGGTTTGTTCGCACAATTCTGTCACGCCATGTAAGTGAAATCATTTTTATCATTGGATACAGCATACATGCTGACATGAGTTAACATGATGTTCATAATAGTGGACGAGGACATTAGAAAAAAGAATTGACAATATAGTAAAATTTTCTGAAGAGACTAgttaccttttttttgttttgattttattCCCCTTTGAAATATACCTTGCTAGGTGTAATTGTGATAAACGATGCGTGTTTTGGTTATTGCAACTTCAAGAAATTGGATTCGTGAATCGGCTATTTTGGgagaataattatttattttttgcagTGTAATTGGAGGGCGTAAGAAGctaaatggcatgaaacattaTTTTAATTAGAATCCTTGAATAGCTGAAATGTTGTGTGTAAAAGTTCTTAAGTATTTGGATTTGGTAGGAATAGGAATAAGCAGTGCGTTCAATCAGGTTCTCTAATTTTGTGCTGTAAGTCTGTAACTGTTGTTACCATTTATTATTGATGACATTGCAGCTTTTAGAAGGTTGAAAAAATTTGTGTATTACTAAATCTGTTTATTCATGGTTAGTGCATGATTGCTGGGGAAGAAATGGACATCTTTGTCCCTTTGTATAACAATATGTTTTCCACCTCCTCCAGGTGCAATCATGCATGCGTCTATAGCTTTTAAAACGATTGAGATTGTTTTGGAATTTGTTTATTCTAGATATGCAAGTTATGGCATTTATTCGATAGcgctttttattttcttggtatcTTCAGTGAACTAGTGTTTCTTCACTGTTGTTATATGTTTGACAAGATCATATGATGCTTCAATATTCAGGAAGAGCATCTTGTAAATCATATGGTTAAGAATAACCTTCTCAAACCAATTGTGGATGCCTTTGTCAGCAATGGGGACCGTTATAATCTGCTGCATTCAGCAGTTTTAGAGCTTTTTGAGTATATCCGAAAGGTGCCTATCCTTTTCACAATTGTTGTCTTGCTATCTGGGCTGCATCTTTAAGTTTTTTGTTGAATCACTGGTGAATGTTATATGCAGGAAAACCTCAAATCATTGGTCAGATATATAGTTGATTCATTTTGGAATGAGTTAATTAAATTTGAGTATTTGGGTTCTATTCGCTCTCTTAAAGTTAAATATGAGCAGGTATTTTTGGCTGACTTCCTCTGTATAGCTACTGCTATACGAGTTTTCTTGGTTCTGACAAATTCTAAATTACAGTGTCTGGAAAATGTTGGGGCAAAAGGTAGTGTAAATGCTTCGGACTCGAGAAAACGAATTGATGATCGTGCTCTGGAGAAAGAGGAGGAAGACTACTTCAACGAGGGCAGGTATGCATTTCTTTATAGAAATTACATTAGCTAAATATTTTTGTCAATACTTCTTTACTGTAGTGTCTGATGTTGGATGCATAAGCAGTGACGAGGAAGACATGGCATCTGCAGTACATAGCCAAAAAGTACAAGCTCGTCCATCTTTATCCAATGGAGTTACTGCATCATTAAGGTAACGTGGTTACTTCTGCCTGTAAATATATGGCATTTTATTTTTCGATATTTGTGTAATGTTCATCTTGACTTTTGTAGTCCAAGATCTGGTGGACTTGTTGATTATgacgatgatgaagatgacgaaAACTACAGGCCTCCGCCTAAGAAACAGCCGGAGAATTCAGAAGTTGAAGAAAGGTTTGAGGCCCTCAGGTTGAAGCGTAAAACGGCTTCTTCGAAGGACAAGGAGCCTGAGCTACTCAAGAAGCAGCGCttggttaagacttccaagtcAAGAGAGAGCGTGTTTGCCGCTTTGTGTTCAACATTGAGCCAGGCGGTATTACCCAGTAAGAAAACTGCTAGCACGATACAAATGGCTCCACAGATAGCTGATGGGAACAAGGGGTCCGGTGAATCAAATCATCAAGAGAAAGAACCTGTGAGCTCTAGAAACTATTCTGATAACAGCAGCAGTTCAGATGAGACAAATCACATAGGCAAGGAACCCGCTTCTAGAAGCTGTTCCGACTGTGTGCACAACACTTCAGATAATTGGCAGTTAGGTGGAGAGGATTCTCCTTTGATACAACAAAAATCTTCGCCAGAAGTGGCTGTAAATGGATCTAAAGGTATTTCTTAAGACTATTATTTAGCAGGgtgatttgttttgtttctgtGTGTTGTTCAACTTGGGGACATGCTTGGTGCAAATCAAGATTGTCAAAGGAACAGCATATTggagagaatatatgagcttacAGAATTGTTGATTTTTGCACACGGTGATTACGGGTTGTAGCCTTCAACCATAGGAAACTAACGTGGGGGGAGGAAAATTATGCACATAATGTGGCTACGGTCTTCCATTTGCTTGGCATTTCTTATGGTTCTACCGGAGTAACTGTTGCCGCTGTACTACTTCGTCaccattaattttgttttgtctAATCTCGTCgccttgtttttttcttttgcatccCACCTCTTTCTGATTTGTCATCTTTCATTTTGCCTTGCTCCTTTTCCCCCCACTTTTGTTTCTGTCTCTCGAAAATGCCAAAAATGTGAGAAACCATATGATGGATAGGGCATCGATATATGCTCTTTATAGTGCTGCTCTGATTAGTTTTGTGGTGGGTTTGGCTGTAATAGAGGAAATCAAGTGGGTTAGAGGCCAAAATTTTCTGAGTTGTAATAGAAACTCTATTTATAAACCCtttgtatattagaattttgcTTGCTGTTACAACATTTACTATTGAAAGCTTTCTTTGATTGCAAGTAAAAATTCTTTCCCTTTCCTTGGATTCAGGAATGTCTGAGCATGCATAGCTTGCCTGCGGTATGTGAAGATTATAGTCTGCAACAAAGCTTTTGGACACTTGCACATGAAATATTGGACGAAAATTACCTATATTTTTACCCTTTGTTTATTCTCGAGTATTGCAAACAAAGGGTTATATGGCAGTTTGCATGTGAAATACTGATTGAAATCTGCGATTAGAATATGAAGCTAATTTGGTTTACTCGTATTGGGTGTTCGGGTTTGCTGTAATTGTTTTCACAACAGCTCCCGCTATAATAAAATAGGgtagttaaattttttttaaaataaaacaaaattatgaaTCTGTTGATCGGGTTTAGAAGTGGGTTATTTAACAAACCAGAAGTGATAGGGACCCCAGTAAAAATCATCTTAATAGTAGATGTGTCATTCTCTAATTCAATCACAAGGTTTTGTGGGTCCTtacatttacatcaatcaagggataagATTACTATTGAGATAACTAAGatgtttttttattgaaatcccTGACATTTTTGTTAATCAAAATAAGATAAACATAAAATGTTTCGGATGTATTctttttgggacaaaaatataGTCCGATCAGAATGTTTTTTTTACAGAAACATTGAAGCAGCGGACTTGCTCGGCTACCCGGTTTGCTAGGGATGTGCTGTCATCACAGTTGACCTCGTCTGTGTAAAAGTAGTGCTTCGTGGCTACTCGAAGAGGCCAAAAGTGCGGGATGTGGTCACACGTGTGGGACACGTGTACTCTCTGACTTTCTCTTTGCGGGAATTACTTGTTCGGCAACTCTCCTCCCGCTTTTCTCTCATTCATTTGCAATCATAGTAAAGCTCGCAAGTCATTTTTGTAGAGCAACTGCGTTCGAAAGCTAGAGTCTTATGTGAAGAATTAAGCCTTGAAAAGTGAGAAAAGATGAGCAGCAGCGGTAACATGGAGAACCGGTCTTTTATCGATGAGCTCCGTAGCTTTGACAAAGGTGGCTTCTTCGACCTCGGTCACCCTCTCCTCAACCGTATTGCAGAGAGCTTCGTCAAAGCTGCTGGTGTAAGTCTCTCTTCTCCGCTCGCTCTCCCTCTCCATATGCGCATGCATGTTTGAATTCGGTTTGCTTGCTATGAGTTAAATAAATCGGTACTCTACTCTTCTTTCTTATTAGCTAAATGCATTCCGGTGTCTGCAGATCGGAGCGATTCAAGCGGCGTCGAGGGAGGCTTATTTTACAGCTCTTGAAAGTATGTATTAATCAGATAGGTGAATCAGTTTGGTTTAATTCTGTAGAGTTGTAGGATGAATCAAATGAATTATGAATTTTGGATTTTTAATTGTTAAGGTACTGGACTTGATTCATCAAGTGGTCCGACGGAGATCTCGGCTGCCAAGAAGAGCAGATTCCCTGATCTCAGAGgtacagtatatatatatatatattgctgcATGCTTCGTTTTTCTTTCTATAACCGTACTTTACTTATCCTTCTCAGGAGAAACCAACAGAAAATCACTGGAAGCCATGGTGAGTTTTCAGGAGTATATGAGTTGATATTTTGCTCTGCTTGGTGTTCATTGATAATTTCAGTTTTTCTGGTTGAACCATTCTCAACCGCAACTGCTTTGTTTGTTTTATAGGTGAAGAACACAGGGAAGGAATCAATTCAATGGGGTGAGTATATGTATATGGCATTTGTcccttttgggtttttttttgtttgggaaaAGTAATTACGGGGTGTAAAAGTTGCCCCGATGCGCGGGGAAGGTGGGAACGGGGCATACAAGTAGAGATGAGGGCCGCCAATTCGCCCCGTTGGCTTCGCTATTTCTGGAGCTAATTCTGCTTTAGAAGTTCCAGTCTGAGATGGTCATCAAATTGACCGAAGTGTATAGAAATACTTGGGCAGGTCATATAATTAGAGGGGGCTAAATACTAATTGAAGAGATTGTTTACTACTGCAGGATTAGCTGCTGGTCTGTATTCAGGACTCACTTATGGCCTAAAGGAGGCTCGTGGAGCTCATGATTGGGTAATGAATCTGGCAAATAATACTTTAACTACAGCTCCTCTCCTCTCTTAGTAATATTAGATATTGAACGTTTGCTTCAACTTTTTGCAGAAAAACAGTGCTGTGGCAGGAGCAATTACAGGCATGGCGCTTGCGCTAACATCCGAAGACGCCTCCCATGAGCAGGTTGTGCAATGCGCCATCACTGGAGCTGCCATTTCAACTGCTGCAAATATGCTTGCCGGGATATTTTGAGTTTTAAAAATCTGACAATGGTCTGTTCTTGCTGACTTCTGTTTTTTGTCTAGTTTAATGTATGGCAGGCATGTTGGTAGTTTCCTAAGAATGCAGCCGTTagttaatttgtttgtttgtttgttgggtttagttgtggATGATCCTCTCCTAGTCATTTGCCAAATACTGAAGCTCTAGTTCTTGTTTTTGGGCCACTATGGGACTTGTTTTCTGGATGGTTCAATCATaatggatttttattttattttatcatgaGATCAATTTGTTGGTTAATTTGTGACTATGTTTACTGGTGAATGTCTCTGCAAGCATGTGATGAACACTCGATATATGTCCTCCTATTTGTCTATACAGCTACTTGTGGTCGGGTGATATCTAATTGTGAATCTCTTGAGTTTTGAGTTTGGAATATCTTGAGTTTGCTTATCAAGGGGAATAACAACTTTGTAGTCACGTGTTAAATTCATGTCGGATGTTCATACAAGCTCGAGTTGGACATTCAATTGCTTTGATTTGAATTATGCCTTCTTAAAAGATGGGCAATTAAATTTGTTTCTCGATTCAATAGACTTAATCCAAAGAAGTGAAGTGAATAGTAATTTAATTCTCGATTCAATAGACTTAATCCAAAGAAGTGAAGTGAATAGTATAGGTTCTCAAATAACGAGATTTATATGTAAAAATGCGAAATAACGAGATTTAtatgtaaaaatgtgaaaataagATCTCGATTACACCTATTTCTAATCTTAATCCAATCCTACATGGAAAGTAACGACATAAGGATCTACATATAAACATAGTGTACCTATTTGACTATTTAGATACATTCGAACGACTCTTCCTCATAATGAGAATGTATCTACCTCTATTATGGGGTCATATTAGATGTCTTGTATTATATGTCCTTTTCGTATCGGATATTCGAATTTAGCAGATTTAATGATTCAAGTTTAGGTTTATATGAGATGTATTGTAAATGTGAATAAGACGTATCCGTGTCCAATATGTGTCGGAAACTAACACTGTCCATATAAACCTTATGAAATGTCCGAATTTACGAAAAAAAATCTTATGTTAATCCGGTGTTTGTTCTTTGGTTTTGTAATTTCCCTACTAGTATTTGTAAATTCATAAACCATTAACGTGGTGAGGTGTAACGTTTACTATTATAAAATGAAGTGTTAGGGTTTAAatactttataaaaaaaaaaaacttgtcaaaAAAAGTAATACAACCATatcaacaaggaaaacttgtaaACAAAGGCCTgagaatataaatcaataaaaagaaTTTTAAGTTAAGCACAAATTAGAGtttccataaaataaaataaaaagtaattgGAGTTTGTtgcccaaaaagaaaaaaactctaGTTTGAGCATCAAGATACTGTACTATTTAGCAGACATGGCCCATGGATATACGTTTTTTTACCAGAGCCCATTTGATTGTTGTGCCGAAGGATGGCCTGCAGGCTGCAGCTATTTTCTGTAATTGAGCCGACATCGGCCcataaatatatgttttttacCAGAGCCCATTCAATTGTTGAGCCGAAGGATAGCCTGCAGCTACAAACTGTAATGGGCCCGAGAGAACAGATCTCGCCTTTTATACGGAGTTtgtttttgggttatttttgtCGTATGTCCGTTTGTCTCGCGTCATCTCAATCTCCGTTGTCTACAGAAGCTCTTGCAACTAGTGCCCTAGGAGGTTCCTTGCGCGTCTTCATCGTCATCGTCATCGTCGTCGTCTTGAAATTGTATGTATctggtttttcttgtttcttcaaTTCCTTCTGCGTTTCAGGTCCGATTTGAGGGAGgtttacatttttttgcaaatttagttt is from Tripterygium wilfordii isolate XIE 37 chromosome 14, ASM1340144v1, whole genome shotgun sequence and encodes:
- the LOC120014984 gene encoding outer envelope pore protein 16-2, chloroplastic; the encoded protein is MSSSGNMENRSFIDELRSFDKGGFFDLGHPLLNRIAESFVKAAGIGAIQAASREAYFTALESTGLDSSSGPTEISAAKKSRFPDLRGETNRKSLEAMVKNTGKESIQWGLAAGLYSGLTYGLKEARGAHDWKNSAVAGAITGMALALTSEDASHEQVVQCAITGAAISTAANMLAGIF